The Pristiophorus japonicus isolate sPriJap1 chromosome 2, sPriJap1.hap1, whole genome shotgun sequence DNA segment aacactccgcattatccgctttACACACACCCGGTGTGGGTCCGGCACTTACCCCGAACGGGGCGGCAGCTGCGGGGCTTTCTACCGGATACAGGCCCGGGTCAACGGCCGCCATCTTGAGAGGCTCCGGGTGCAGCAGGGCGCATACGCGGCCCCCTTGggcaggaaccaggaggagagaatgttgtgaatttctatcctggactctcagtgATGGCTTTTGTAAACTCCTGTTACAGGCTGTGAGAGGGGCAGCATTTACAGACCGCAAACTTAAACcaaacatcagcgagttcacaagtgactgtagaggttagattctgctgttaatcacaaccaggactgaaccatgttcattcttacAGTTGGGGATTGTTTTTGCTGGTATTAATAACCCCTAGTTTAACATTCTCCATATATAGCTGATTGACTTATCGGGCTGCAGTATTTGGTTATGAACCGCTGTCTGATCTTTCCCCTTAATTAAGGGATGgttaaggaccaaaaaggagatatgCTTGTGGAGGCCAAGGGCATGGTTGAGGTTCTAAATGATAATGTCTTCATTAGAGAAGATGCTgataatgtagcagtaaaggaggagatagTATCGATATTGCTTCAAATAAAAAGAGATAAAGAGGAggcacttaaaaggttggcaggtcTCAAATTAGAAAAGACAGCCAGAcggatgggatgcatcttaggttactgagggaagggttgaaattgcagaggctttggccacaatctttcaatcctccttagggGGTGGTGCCAGAGTACTGCAGGATTGCAAGTATTAAAAAACGGGAGATGGATAAActgggcaactacaggccagtcagtttatcgGGAGGCGGGAAGAGATTGTGGGCGCAGCGGACGGTTGTACCTGTGTGTGGGTTTAAGAGCTTTATAAACACCTGTTGTTGGTCTGAGGTCCTGAATAAGATCCACTGGCCCCATAtttgcgcctcccccccccccccctccctccctccggttgCAGGCCAAGTCAGTGACTGCCAGGGTGAGTgaagtcactggccgccatcttggacaGGGCAGGGTTCCCGGCGCATGCACAGCACTTTGGGCAGGAACAAAGTGTTGCAGGGCTTCAGGATCTCTGTCCGTTTGATTGGACCACAGGTTTCTGCCCATATTAGTGGCCTTGATAGGGAGCCTTGTTGTGCAGATTCGTCCTTGGTGACCCTGGGGCAACTGAGTGTCACTCTACTCATCCATCAATAAAggcccagtgaccaggagagaaaatcattggCTCATTGactttattctcactctgcacacaagggctgtagaattgaacccagccaatgTAGAGAGAGGTGGGCGGAGaacactgggagtggaggagaaaatgATGGAGATAAtacgatgggtttggatttcagcacagggcggaggatggggatttacagctttgggggaacaagagaggaaagaatgttccatagaaagtggagttgaggttggaagatcagccattatcttattgaatggtggaacaggcttgaagggcagtATGGcatgctcctaattctaatgttcttatagaaACTAGAATTATATGTTCTGAATTAGTGATGACTTATGTAAATTATTTTCACAGGTTATAAGGGGAAAGTATGTAAATgaaaaactcaaaccaaacatcacatcaagatctgataatcactcgattcatcaggacctaaaTATCATCACcctttgactgtggaaggagaaatatttTATTTTCTGTCTGTtgaaaaagatttcaaacatcagtatgactggaaaagcaccaagacacacacacccgagtgagagtgttccagtgcagtgACTGTGAAagtctgaaaaaacatcgcaccatttgcagcggggagaaaccgtacacgtgttctgtgtgtggacgaggcttcaactgatcatccaacctggagagacacgaggtcacccgcaccatggagaaatgtggggactatgggaagggattcaattaaccATCCCTGCTGgaaactggggagaggctgttcacttgCTCCTTCTGTTGGAAGGAATTTATTCAATTATCTAGCATGCTAACACGCCAGCTCGCTCACAATAGGAAGAGACCGTTTACCTGCTCCATGTataggaagggattcacttgttcatctcgATTCACTGCACATCAACCTGATCACACCGacaagagaccttttaaatgtactGACTGTGGGAACAGCTTTACAACCTCTGAGGAACTGATTAaacgccagcgagttcacaccaacGAGAGACCATTCTGTTGCGGGAAGAGGTTCTGGCAGTCATTCTGTCTGGCTGAATACCAGCTCCTTCATGCTCATGAGAGTCCATTCAGTTGCTCTCACTGTGGGGAAAAATTTACCCAGTCATTGCAACTcgctgaacaccagcgagttcacaccaaggagagaccgttcaactgctccgtgtgtgggaagggtttcacttgtTTAGCCCACCTTTTCACACACAAGGGTATTCATACTGATGATTCACCGTActactgctccgtgtgtgggaagggattcattcagtcatcccaccttttgagacatcagcctgttcacaccggggagagaccattCGCCTGCTCCACGTGTGGGaaaagattcactcagtcatcaactctgctgacacaccagcaagttcactctgataagagaccttttaaatgttctgattgTGAGAAAATCTTTACAAGAAATGATGATCTCCTGatacaccaacgcactcacactgggaagAAACCGTTCTCCTGCTCAGTGTGTCAGAAGGGATTTGctgcatcatccaacctgctgagacaccggcaagttcacactggggagaggccgttcatctgctccatgtgtgggaagggattcactatttcattcaacctgctgaaacaccagggagttcacactggggagaggccattcacctgcaccgagtgtgggaagggatttgctcaTTCATCTGgcttgctgaaacaccagcgagttcacacgttATGGCCGAaggtggattctgctgttattgctgctgataacacatgtatgctgatgatacccagctctacctcactactacttctctcgacccttccatgaTTTCTatattgtcagacagcttgtccgacattaagttctggatcagcagaaattttctccaactgaatattgggaagaccgaagccattcttttcagtccccgccacaaactccgtttcccagtcactgactccatccctctccccaacacctctctgaggctgaaccagattgttcacaatcttggtgtcgtaTATGACCTTGAAATGACCTTTTGACCACataaccgcagcataactaagactgcataTTTAATGTAACATCGCCggtctccgcccttgcttcagctcatccgctgctgaagccctcatccatgctgttgttacctctagacttgactattccaacgcactcctggctggcctcccatattctgccctacgtaaactagaagtgacccaaaactcggctgcccgtgtcctaattcgcactaagtcccgctcatccatcacccctttgctcactgacctacattggcttccggttaagcaatgcctcgatttcaaaattctcatccttgtttacaaattcctcgatagcctcgcccctcactatctctgtaatctccagccccagaacccccaagaagtctgcgctcctctaattcttccctcctgagcagccctgattgtaatcgctgaacaattggtggctatgcctttggttgcctgggccccaagttcaggaattccctgcctaaacctctctggctctctacctctactcctcaaaacatacctctttgacaaagcttttggtcacttgcactaatttctacttagctcggagtcaaatttttatcgcagaattgtcctgtgaagccccttgggatgtttcactacattaaagacgctatataaatacaagttgttgttgataatcACATCTAGGACTGAACCGTGACCATTCAGACAGTCAGACATTGTTTCTCTTGATGTTCATGATCCCTATAACGGGATGGAGATTAATATTCTGGAtcaatgtcaaataaatcagctttgtttcaaacacacaGTGTGTCGAGTACTTGTTTCTTCCAAGATAAGAAGAAATGAATTGATGTTTCAGTTCTCATACTTTCTATTCCCAGTTCCCCAaactttccagagtgcctctcctagctttggaatccagggaaggtatcggtatcatataatcatataaatttacagcacggaaggagaccatttcggcccatcgtgtccgtggctactgacaaagagctgtccagctaaatcccactttccagctcttggtttacatagaaacataaaaaataggtgcaggagtaggccattcggcccttctagcctgcaccgccattcaatgagttcatggctgaacattcaacttcagtaccccattcctgctttctcgccataccccttgatccccctagtagtaaggacctcatctaactcctttttgaatatatttagtgaattggcctcaacaactttctgtggtagagaattccacaggttcaccactctctgggtgaaaaagttcctccgcatctcggtcctaaatggcttacgccttatccttagactgtgacccctggttctggacttccccaacattgggaacattcttcctgcatctaacctgtctaaccccgtcagaattttaaatgtttctatgaggtcccctctcattcttctgaactccagtgaatacaagcccagttgatccagtctttcttgataggtcagtcccgccatcccgggaatcagtctggtgaaccttcgctgcactccctcaatagcaagaatgtccttcctcaggttaggagaccaaaactgtacacaatactccaggtgtggcctcaccaatgccctgtacaactgtagcaacacctccctgcccctgtactcaaatccccttgctatgaaggccaacatggcatttgctttcttaaccgcctgctgcacctgcatgccaaccttcaatgactgatgtaccatgacacccaggtctctttgcacctccccttttcctaatctgtcaccattcagataatagtctgcctctctgtttttaccaccaaagtggataacctcacatttatccacattatacttcatctgccatgcatttgcccactcacctaacctatccaagtcgctctgcagcctcacagcatcctcctcgcagctcacactgccacccaacttagtgtcatccgcaaatttggagatactacatttaatcccctcatctaaatcattaatgtacaatgtaaacagctggggccccagcacagaaccttgcggtaccccactagtcactgcctgccattctgaaaagtacccatttactcctactctttgcttcctgtctgacaaccagttctcaatccatgtcagtacactacccccaatcccatgtgctctaactttgcacatcaatctcttgtgtgggaccttgtcgaacgccttctgaaagtccaaatataccacatcaactggttctcccttgtccactctactggaaacatcctcaaaaaattccagaagatttgtcaagcatgatttccctttcacaaatccatgctgacttggacctatcatgtcacctctttccaaatgcactgctatgacatccttaataattgattccatcattttacccactaccgatgtcaggctgaccggtctataattccctgttttctctctccctccttttttaaaaagtggggttacattggctaccctccactctataggaactgatcccgagtcaatggaatgttggaaaatgactgtcaacgcatccactatttccaaggccacctccttaagtactctgggatgcagtccatcaggccctggggatttatcggccttcaatcccatcaatttccccaacacaatttcccggctaataaggatttccctcagttcctcctccttactagaccccccgaccccttttataaccggaaggttgttcgtgtcctccttcgtgaataccgaaccaaagtacttgttcaattggtccgccatttctttgttccccgttatgacttcccctgattctgactgcaggggacctacgtttgtctttactaacctttttctctttacatatctatagaaacttttgcaatccgtcttaatgttccctgcaagcttcttctcatactccattttccctgccctaatcaaaccctttgtcctcctctgctgagttctaaatttctcccagtccccaggttcgctgctatttctggccaatttgtatgccacttccttggctttaatactatccctgatttcccttgatagccacggttgagccaccttcccttttttatttttatgccagacaggaatgtacaattgttgtagttcatccatgcggtctctaaatgtctgccattgcccatccacagtcaaccccttcagtatcattcgccaatccatcccagctaattcacgcctcataccttcaaagttagccttctttaagttctggaccatggtctctgaattaactgtttcattctccatcccaatgcagaattccaccatattatggtcactcttccccaaggggcctcgcacaacgagattgctaattaatcctctctcattacataacacccagtctaagatggcctcccccctagttggttcctcgacatattggtcgaaaaaaccatcccttatgcactccaggaaatcctcctccaccgtattgcttccagtttggttagcccaatctatgtgcatattaaagtcacccattataactgctgcacctttattgtagccttgtaggttacggcacttcaagtgcacattcaagtactttttaagtgtggtgagggtttgtgcctctaccaccctttcaggcagtgagttccagaccccataaatttcccctccaatcccctctaaacctcctaccaattactttaaatctaatccccctggttgttgacctcttgcAAAGGAAAACATGtcctttctatccattctatccaggcccctcataattttatgcacctcaataaggtctcccctcagcatcctctgttccaaagaaaactttcctcatagttaaaattctccagtccaggcaacatcctcataaatcgcctctgtaccatccctaatgcaatcacatctttcctgtaatgtagtgaccagaactgcatgcaggactgtagctgtggcctaactagtgttttatacagttcaaacataagctccctgctcttgtattctatgcctcgactaataaaggcaagtattccgtatgccctcttaaccatcttatctacctgtcctgctaccttcagggatctgtggacatgcactccaaggtcccattgttcctctacacttctcagtgtcctaccatttattgtctcAAGACCCTTGccgtgttagccttccccaaatgcattaccacacacttctcaggattgaattccatttgccacttttctgcccacctgaataGTTCtttcatatcttcctgcagtctacagctttcttcttcattatcaaccacatggccaatttttgtattttCTTTAAACTTTTTAATCAAATCATACCcctgacattcaagtctaaatcaatgatatataccacaaaaagcaagggatctagtactgagccctgcggaaccccactggaaatgcctttccagtcacaaaaacacccattaaccattaccctttgcttcctgcctctcagctAATTTTGCATCCAACTCAGTCtatttctttcttcctttttaaacaacggtacaacgttcgcagtcctccaatcctctggcaccaaacctgtaaccagagaggattggaaaatgatggtaagagcctctgctatttcctctcttgcttcccttaacagcctgggctATGTTCCatgtgggcctggggatttatccacttttaaagacgctcaaccccttaatatttcctctctcactatgtttatttaatctaatatttcacacctcctcctccctgattgcaacgtCAGCaccgcccctctcctttgtgaaaacagacatttAGTGATCCCAGGTAATATATCCGGGATcgctgaacacaaaacccagtctgttaaacaCTTTCAgtctgtgccccacagcatctctctcaccttcaaaccttgttttaaatttaaatgcactcagCAAATGTAGTGAGCAAAATATTAATAAGTAAACAGTTCATGGCCCAATAATCCTGCTCTATATTATAGACTGATGAGACTCTGTTAAGGTGCTAGTGAGCTGCTGGACTGCTCTGCATTTTGCTGAATGAAAACTGACTGAACATttgtcccagtgtaacctttgcagtTATGAAATGTGTGTCTTTTAATTAGCCTCACAtcatgctcatgtctgctgcaattgtgcagaAGGGGGATGTATAAAGAGATAGTCTTTGTATGGAAAGGTAAAACCAGGAAATGGTATcggtgtgtgacagtgacacagccttgtggtcacagtcaGAACAATATACAGATATCCTCGTGATTATGGTATGATCAGGGCCAATTCACGAATGTAGTAAACAAGTTAAATATAAATATCACCAGTGCAGCTTGCTAGAACAGACCTGGGGAGAAGAGTGCTCAGAATCCACTGtatctaaaaaggaaaagattagtgaaagtaaatgtgggtcccttacaggctgagacaggacaaattataatggagaaattaaataaatactttgtgtctgtcttcacggaagacgcaaaaaacctccGAGAAATGGTGGCGAACCAAGGGTCCAACaagaatgaggaactaaaagaaattagtattagtaaaaaaatagtactgtagAAATTAATGAGACTGTAAGCcaataaatcacctggacctgatggcctacatccttggtttttgaaagaggtggctatagagatagtggatgcattggttgtattcttccaaaattccatagattctagaaaagttcccactgattggaaggtagcaaatgtaaccccgctatttaagaaaggagggagagagaaaacagggaactacagatcaattagcctgacatcagtagcagggaaaatgctagaatctattattaaggatgtgttaATAGGGCACTTAGAcagtaataataggattgggcagagtcaacatggatttatgaaagggaaatcaagtttgaaaaATCTATTATAGAGTTTTCTGAGGTTGTAACAAGCAGAATAGATaatggggaaccaatggatgtggtgtatttggattttcagaaagcattcgatgtgatgccacacaagaggttaataaaCAAAATTAAGGtttatgggattggaggtaatatactggcatggattgaggattggttaacggacagaaaacagagagtaggaataaacggtcatTTTCAGggtagcagactgtaactagtggggtacctcaaggaacggtgcttgtgccccagctattcacaatctatatcaatgatttgtatgaaaggaccaaatgtaatatatccaagtttactgatgatacaaagctaggtgggaacataaattgtgaggaggatacaaaaagatttcaagtatatagacaggctaagtgagtgggcaaaaacatggcaattggaa contains these protein-coding regions:
- the LOC139237969 gene encoding zinc finger protein 436-like isoform X1 codes for the protein MLTRQLAHNRKRPFTCSMYRKGFTCSSRFTAHQPDHTDKRPFKCTDCGNSFTTSEELIKRQRVHTNERPFCCGKRFWQSFCLAEYQLLHAHESPFSCSHCGEKFTQSLQLAEHQRVHTKERPFNCSVCGKGFTCLAHLFTHKGIHTDDSPYYCSVCGKGFIQSSHLLRHQPVHTGERPFACSTCGKRFTQSSTLLTHQQVHSDKRPFKCSDCEKIFTRNDDLLIHQRTHTGKKPFSCSVCQKGFAASSNLLRHRQVHTGERPFICSMCGKGFTISFNLLKHQGVHTGERPFTCTECGKGFAHSSGLLKHQRVHTLWPKVDSAVIAADNTCMLMIPSSTSLLLLSTLP